The Leptospira meyeri region ACAGGGGTTTCGTTACCCGATTGAGTTACACGAAGACTTCCAAGGCCTCACTGAAAAATTAAATTCATTACCCAAGGTTTCAAAAATCTATGTGCTTACAAGCCGAGAAATTGCGGGGATTTATGAAAAATACATTACCAAAGAATTAAAGTCCTTAAACGTCCCTTTTTCTTTTATTTATCTAAAACCTGGCGAAAAAAATAAACATATCGATCGAGTGAAGAAGGTTTATAACCAACTGATTGAAACGGAAGCTGATAGAAGAGCTGTTGTCATTGCTTTTGGTGGTGGTGTGGTAGGTGACTTTGCCGGTTTTATTGCAGCTACCTACCAAAGAGGTGTACGTTTTGTTCAGGTTCCAACAACGCTGCTTGCTTGCGTTGATTCGTCAGTAGGTGGGAAGGTTGCCGTGAATGTTGATTCCGGTAAAAATATGGTAGGTGCTTTTTACCAACCAGAGTTTGTTTTTGCTCCACTCTTTACACTTTCTACTCTGCCAGAAAAAGAATGGAGTTGTGGGTTAGCAGAAATCGCAAAACACGCATTCCTCGATGGCGGCGATTTTTTGGAAAAAATATCGAATTCGAAACGATCGGAATATACTGCTGATTCACTAACTCTTCGTTATGCGATAGATGAGTCTGTGCGAGTAAAATCAGGGATTGTTGGCCAAGATGAAAAGGAATCGGGGTTACGTGCAGTTTTAAATTTAGGACACACAACAGGCCATGCCATTGAATCACTAACCCAATATAAAAAATATTCCCACGGAGAAGCTGTTTCTGTGGGCCTTGTCACTGCCTTATTGTTATCCAAAGAATTGGTTGGATTTTCTGAATCAAATTTTCAAAAGGCAATCACCCTAATGAAAAAACTGGAACTTCCCACTCGTTTGGATGAAAAACCGGAAGAAATCTTAAAACATATGGAACATGACAAAAAAAAGGAAGGTAGTTCCTTAAATTTTGTTCTTTTAGAAGATTTCGGAAAACCAAAGTTTGGTGTTCCAGTGGAAAGAAAGTTGATCCTTGAAATTTTAAAACGCCAAAAAGGAAAACTATAGAATGGGTAGGGGAAGCCTAAAAGAATTCTATTTGGATTTAAATCCATTAACTTTGCTTCGTAGCACTAACCGTGATTTTGCGGAAACCATGATTTTGTTTGGATACATGGTTGTATTTGCTGTTTTTTGTTATAAAATTACAATGATTCTTGTTGAAAGGATCAAACCTGCTCCTGATGCGGTTCATGAATACAATCGTAGAAAAGTAGCCCGCATGGGATTTCTTTTGGTTTTTGGGATTGCTTACCTTCCCATTGTGTTTTCTAGTCTGTCGCTTTTGCCAACGGTGCTTGGTCTTGCTGGTGCCGGGATTGTCATTTCACTCAAAGAAGTATGGCTCAATATGGTCGGTTGGTTTATGATTATGGGAGCCAACGGATTTAAGGTGGGAGATCGGATTGAACTAGATAATATCAAAGGTGATGTTGTTAATATTGGTTTTTTTAAGTTCACTCTATTAGAAATTGCTTCAGACCCAAGATTTGAACAATCAACAAATCGACTCATTCATTTTCCAAACTATAACATTGTTTTGTATCGATTTTTCATCGTTTCAGAAACTATGGATTTTGTTTGGGATGAGTTTAAGGTTTTCTTAAAGATCAATTCCAATTGGGAAAAAGCAGAAAAAATCTGTTCCCAAATTCTTCATGAAGAATTGGTTTTAGCTCCTGAATTGGTAGAATCAAAAATTCGAGAGATGTCTAAAAACTATCTGGTTCGACTTGGCAAAACAACTCCTATCGTATACACTTCTTTAGAACCAGACGGAACTATCCTGATGTGTTTGCGTTACTTAACTCCCATTCGGTCAAAGAGACTCAATCGAATTCTTATCTCGAAAGAAATCCTAACAAAGTTCAAAAATGAAAATGACATCTACATCCACACACATTAAAGACAGTTCGATTTGGGTATTTGTATCCTTATTAGTTGTGATTTTAGTTTCCGGTTTATTGTTTGGTCCTTGCAAAGCAACAACTGCAAGACCCGGTTCCATTCCTAAAGATGCCAACTATGAAAAAAAAACAAATCTCTACCTTTTGGCGGCGGATGGTTTTTATCGTGAATGGTATGAAAATGGAAACTTAATTACAGAAGTGCCGGTTGATGCACTTGGCCAACCAAATGGATATGGGAAAAAGTTAAATTACCTCACCGGGATTACCATCATGGAAGGAAATATGAAAAGCGGTGATCGGGACGGACTTTGGAAGTTTTATTTCTCTGATGGGAAATTGTACATCGAACAAAATTACAAAGCAGGGAATCGTAAAAAACAGCTTTGGATTCGATCCGCTGAGCTCGGAAATGAAACCGGACCATACTATAGATACTTTCGTAGTGGTCGATTGAACGAAAAAGGTTTTTTTGACGGAGGGTTACGTACGGGAGATTGGGTTCGTTATTATCCTGATACAAAAGTAGAAGAAAAGGGCAGTTACGAAAACGATAAGAAGGTGGGTGAGTGGTTTTATTACTACCCAACTGGTGCAAAAGAAGCAACCGAAATCTATTCAAATGAAGGAGAATTGATTTCTAGATCTACGTTTTATCCGAATGGAAAGGTTTGGTGTTTGGTGCGCAAAGGAAAAGAATCTGAGTGTCAATAAACACTCAGAATTCTGTAGCTTTCCCAAAAAGACCCAAATGATTTTGGATCAAATCAATATTAAAAAGTAATAAACTAAACAAAAACGTTACGAAGAATACAATCAGTATTGTGCTAAATAGGGACAAAAATCCATTCCTTAAAAAACGAAATTGTAAATAAGCAAAACTAACACTGAGATTTTTCCAATAGCTACTGTTTGGTTCTCCCCCCACTTTTTTATAATTGAAGATATAAAATAAAGATAAAATCCCAAGTAAAAAGAAAATAAAATAACTAAATTCTGTTACATAGTGTTTTTGTAATAGAAAAAGTGGAATATAAATTAAGTTTCCGATCAAGATCCCAATCAAGATGATGATGGCAACATGAAACACTGGCGCAAAAATAGATCCAGTTTTTGTGTTACTTGGAGATCTTCCTTCTTCTTCTAAAGAAGATGAAAATTGTAGTGATTGAAATCCTTCCGCTAATTCTTTGTTTTTTAAAATCAACCGATAGGATATCACACTGATTCCGTACGTAGTGATTAAAAAAACGAAATAGAAATAGGAAAAAACTTCCTGTTGCATTGCCAAGTTGAGTTGGTAAAAGACTTTTGGAGCCAAAACAACAAAAGAAACCGGATAAAAAACGTTTGCCAAAGTTTTATGAAACCATGCTCGGTAGGCATAGGATACTGCGGTTGAAAATGCTAATAACAAATAGAACAAAGAAAGCCCAAGTAATAACTTTTGACCAACTAGTACTCGTTTAATGTTTTCTTTTGTATCTTCCTGCTCTGTATCTACAGGAAGTTCTCTTGATTCCAACTCAACTAAAAATGATTCCAAATAGGAAATTCGATTTAGAACTCCATTTTCAGCAACTACTTGAGGTTTCATTGATTCCATTGCCGATTCGGAAGTTTCTGTGGCGATATAATCGGGAAATTGAACCGTATAATCAACAAAGAGGGAGTGAATCAGAATGATGGCAATAAATGCCGAAGTGATGATCGGAAGTCTTCTTTTTATTTTTTCCATAGATGTTTATAAGATCACAAAAATAGTCATCATCCCAATCGCAAGAACGATTAACATAATGATATAAGGCATTAAATGAAAACTTTCATCAGCAGAAAGTTTTTGATTCTGTTTTGCTTTGGTAACGGCGGCAGTTGGAGAAGCAACAGAACCTATGATATTGGCTGCACCTTGTTGTGCGTCGGTTGTTTTGATTTTTACAGAATTCTCTTCTTCAATGATTTTTCCGTAGATTTGTTCATTGATTTTGATGACAACTTCCGAAAAATTCTTGTTATTCGAGATATTTACAATTTTTGCGGGAATTTGTTTGATTGCGCCAGATTCTTCTTTGAGTTCTAGAGTATTGATGATGGAATCTGTGACTGCATCACCAGGAACCAAACGAATGTATACATTGTCGCCTGCTTTTAGTTCAACGAGTGGAACTCCATTCACGGGGGAGAGTTGGAACTTAAATTGAACAATTTGTTTGTCCGCCGGGATTAAAAAACCAGAGGCTTGAGGAACCGGAGTTGGAGGCGGGGCTTCTTTTTTTGCAACTTCTTCCTCGTCCACAGTGGTTTTTGAAACTTCACTTGGATCAATGAGTTCAAAATGAATTTCTACCTTAGGTTCTGTATTTCCGGAGGTTCTTTTATGGATTTCGCTAAAAAC contains the following coding sequences:
- a CDS encoding toxin-antitoxin system YwqK family antitoxin, with translation MTSTSTHIKDSSIWVFVSLLVVILVSGLLFGPCKATTARPGSIPKDANYEKKTNLYLLAADGFYREWYENGNLITEVPVDALGQPNGYGKKLNYLTGITIMEGNMKSGDRDGLWKFYFSDGKLYIEQNYKAGNRKKQLWIRSAELGNETGPYYRYFRSGRLNEKGFFDGGLRTGDWVRYYPDTKVEEKGSYENDKKVGEWFYYYPTGAKEATEIYSNEGELISRSTFYPNGKVWCLVRKGKESECQ
- the aroB gene encoding 3-dehydroquinate synthase, with the protein product MKLSEREIVGQGFRYPIELHEDFQGLTEKLNSLPKVSKIYVLTSREIAGIYEKYITKELKSLNVPFSFIYLKPGEKNKHIDRVKKVYNQLIETEADRRAVVIAFGGGVVGDFAGFIAATYQRGVRFVQVPTTLLACVDSSVGGKVAVNVDSGKNMVGAFYQPEFVFAPLFTLSTLPEKEWSCGLAEIAKHAFLDGGDFLEKISNSKRSEYTADSLTLRYAIDESVRVKSGIVGQDEKESGLRAVLNLGHTTGHAIESLTQYKKYSHGEAVSVGLVTALLLSKELVGFSESNFQKAITLMKKLELPTRLDEKPEEILKHMEHDKKKEGSSLNFVLLEDFGKPKFGVPVERKLILEILKRQKGKL
- a CDS encoding mechanosensitive ion channel family protein, which produces MGRGSLKEFYLDLNPLTLLRSTNRDFAETMILFGYMVVFAVFCYKITMILVERIKPAPDAVHEYNRRKVARMGFLLVFGIAYLPIVFSSLSLLPTVLGLAGAGIVISLKEVWLNMVGWFMIMGANGFKVGDRIELDNIKGDVVNIGFFKFTLLEIASDPRFEQSTNRLIHFPNYNIVLYRFFIVSETMDFVWDEFKVFLKINSNWEKAEKICSQILHEELVLAPELVESKIREMSKNYLVRLGKTTPIVYTSLEPDGTILMCLRYLTPIRSKRLNRILISKEILTKFKNENDIYIHTH
- a CDS encoding LIC_10230 family protein, whose translation is MEKIKRRLPIITSAFIAIILIHSLFVDYTVQFPDYIATETSESAMESMKPQVVAENGVLNRISYLESFLVELESRELPVDTEQEDTKENIKRVLVGQKLLLGLSLFYLLLAFSTAVSYAYRAWFHKTLANVFYPVSFVVLAPKVFYQLNLAMQQEVFSYFYFVFLITTYGISVISYRLILKNKELAEGFQSLQFSSSLEEEGRSPSNTKTGSIFAPVFHVAIIILIGILIGNLIYIPLFLLQKHYVTEFSYFIFFLLGILSLFYIFNYKKVGGEPNSSYWKNLSVSFAYLQFRFLRNGFLSLFSTILIVFFVTFLFSLLLFNIDLIQNHLGLFGKATEF